In the genome of Dermatobacter hominis, the window GCGTCGCCGGCGCTGCGCCGCGACCGCCTCCCGGCGCGCCCGCTCCGCCCGGCGTCGCTCCTCGCGGGCGGTGGCGCCCCGGTCGGCGCGCCGAGCGGGCTCGGTGGCCGGCGGTGCCTCCTCCTCGTCGGCCCGTCCCTCGTCGGACCGTGCCTCGTCGGCCCGTCCCTCGTCGGCCCGTCCCTCGTCGGAGGGTGCCTCGACGGCGTCGGCGTCGCCGGCCCGCGCCGCCCGGTGGCGCCGGCTCGACAGCGACACGACGCGGCCACCGCCGTCGTCCGGGGACAGGGGACCCAGCCCCGATGGCGCGACGTCGTCGCGGAGCGCCCCGGCCGACAGCAGCGCGGCCACCCCGTCGTCGGTCGCGGCGGCCTGGAGCGTCCCGCGCATCCGGGACCGCCACGCCTCGCCGGAGATGCCGCTGGTGCGCTCGGCGGCGTCGAGCACGGCCTCGATCGCCTCGCGGTGCTCGGCCATGGCCGCGCGCGGGTCGCCGTCGCCGTCGAGCGCAGCTCGCAGCCGCCCGATGCTGCCGACGAGGTCGGCGACGACGTCGGGCTCCCGTCGTGCGACGACGTTGAGGGCCCAGGCAGAGCGGGGCGGCTTGCGCGCCTCGGCGGCCCGGGCCGCGCCGTCGCGGTCGCCCTCGGCCCGGAGCCGTCGCACGAGCTCCCTGCGCGCCGCGACGAACCCGTCGGGGTCGACGGCGTAGAGGTCGTCGACGGTCGCGGGCGTCACGTCGTCGGGCACGCCGACCGTCTACCAACGCCCGACCCCCGCCGTCGACCGCGCCCGGCGCGCTGGCGCGTCCGGGCGGTGGCGCAGCGCCGACCTGGGTAGGGCGCGGGGGTGGACCTCGAGCAGAACGAGCAAGGATCCGTCGCCCGTCCGGAGCGCACCGGCGCAACGAGGGCGCTCGTCACCAACGACGACGGCGTCGGCGCACCGGGCCTCGCCGTGCTGGCCGGTGCCGCGGCGCGGCTCGGGTTCGACGTGGTCGTGGCCGCGCCGGCGTGGGACAGCAGCGGCGCGAGCGCCTCGGTGACCGCGGTGCTGGAGGAGGGGCGCTTCACCTTCGCCCCGCACGAGGTCCCCGGCTTCGACGGCCCGTGCCTCGCCGTCGACGCCGCGCCGGCCTTCATCACCCGCGCCGCGATCGCCGGCGCGTTCGGCGCGCCGCCCGACATCGTCCTCTCCGGGGTGAACGCCGGCCTCAACACCGGGCACGCGACCGTGCACTCCGGCACCGTGGGCGCCGCCGTCACCGCCTCGGTCCTCGACCTGCCCGGGATCGCCTTCTCGCTCGACGTCGGCGCAGAGCCCCGCTGGGACACCGCCGACCGCGTCGTCGCCGCCGTGCTCTCGTCGGTGCTCGAGGAGCGGCCGGGGCCGTCGGTGCTCAACGTGAACGTCCCCGACGTGGCCGAGGACGAGCTCCGCGAGCTCCGGCCTGCGCGCCTCGCGGCGATCGGGGCCGTCACCACCACGGTGACCAGCGTCGAGCAGGGCTCGGTCCTGCTCGAGTACGCGCCGTCGGTGGGGGACGTCCAGCCGGGGACCGACGTGGCGCTGCTGCGGGAGGGCCACGCGACGGTGACCGCCCTGCACCCGATGGCGGAGGCGGAGCTGCCGCCGGGGCTGGTCGACCGGGCGGCCCTGGCCCTGCCGCGGTGAGGGTCCACCTGGTCGTGAACCCGGGCGCCGGGGACGGCATGGACGGGCCTGCCGTGGTCCGGCTGGTCGAGGACGCCGGTCACGAGGTGGTCGGCACCGGTGCCGCGGATCCGGGGTGGGAGCGGTCGCTGGCACGCGAGGTCGAGCTGGTCGCGGCGGCCGGTGGCGACGGCACGATCAGCGCCGTGCTGCTCGCCGTGGCGGGGCGCGGGTTGCCGGTCGGCATCGTCCCGCTCGGCACGGCGAACAACATCGCCGGCGACCTCGGCCTGCCGACGGGCGACCCCGCGGGAGCGGTGGCGTCGTGGCGCTCCGCTGCGACCCGACCCTTCGGCCTGCCCGTCGTGGACGGCGCACCCGGACCGCGGTTCGTCGAGTCGGTGGGCCTCGGACTGTTCGCCGAGCTGATCGCCGAAGCCGACGCGGCCGACCCCGACGAGGGCGTGGACGAGGCACGCGAGCGCCTCGCCCGACTCGTCGAGCGCGCACCCGAGTTCGACGTCCGGCTCGCGGTCGACGGACGCGAGCGCCGCGACCGCGTGATCGGCCTGGAGGTCCTCAACATCGCCTCGGTCGGCCCGCGCGTCGTGCTCGACCGCTCGACTCGCAGCGACGACGGGCGGGTGACCGTCGTCCCGATCCGGGCCGGGGACCGCGAGGCGCTCGCCGCGTGGCTCCGTTCGCCCGGACCCCACGCGGCCGCGGTGCCGTCGGTCGAGCCTGGCGTCCGTGCCGTCGTGGTCGAGGCCGACGCGCCGGTCCACGTGGACGACGAGGTGGTGGACGCCGACCGGGTCCTCGGGGTCACGACCGCGGCGCTCGTGTCGGTCGAGGTGCTCTCGCCGTCGTCGAGCCCCACGACCGGGTAGAACTCGTCGACATGCGGCTCCCGTCCGCGCTCGTCCCGACGTTCGCGTCGGATCGGTCGTGGCACTTCGACGTCCCGGTCGAGCACCTCTGGTCGCGGGTGACCGCGACCGACGAGTACGCCCGGTGGTGGCCCTGGCTCGCCGACTTCGACCCCGGCGGTGGGTTCCGGACCGGGGCCTCGTGGACGTGCACGGTGGCGCCGCCGCTGCCCTACCGCATCCGGTTCCGGCTGGCGATCGACGAGGTGCAGCCGGCTCGGCTGGTCCGCGCCCGGGTCACCGGTGACATCCGTGGCGAGGCGCTGCTGACGATCGACGCCGGCGAGGGCGACAGCGTGGCCCGCCTCCGGTCCCGGCTCTCGCCGGCCAACCCGCTGCTGCAGGGCTTCGGCGTGACCGCCCGTCCGCTGATCTCGTGGGGCCACGACTGGGTGCTCGACAGCGGGCAGCGCCAGTTCGTCGAGCGGGCGTTCGCGCCGGCGCCCGACCCGTAGGTCGGGCGCCGGTCGGTGCGATCGGGCAGCTCGGTGTGGGGCCGGCGGCTCAGCCCGCGGCGGCCTTCTTCGTGCGCCGGGCGGCCGAGGTCGCGGTCCGGCGCGTCGAGCTCGTGGCCCGGCGGGCGGTGCCGGCGGTCGTCGAGGCGGACCGCTTGGCGGTCGTGCGCGTCCGGCCGGCGCCCTTCCGGGCCGAGGTCGCAGTGCCCTTGGCTCCGGCCGTCGCCGCCTTGGCGGTGCGGGTCGCGCCGTCGGTCGCGCTCCGGGCGGTGCGCTGGGCGCCCTTCGCCGCCTGTCGTGCCGAACCCACGGCACGATCGGTGACGGCCTCGGCGCCCCGTCGGACCTGCTCGGTCTGGCGGCGTGCCGTCGACGAGCCGGTCGGCGCGGGCTGGCTGACCGACCGGCCGCTCACCCTCCCGACGAGGTCGCCGGCGGCCCGGGCGGCGCCGCCGACCACGCCCTTCACCGTGTCGCCGACCCGGTCGACGACACCGAGGACCGGTCCGACGAGCAGCGTCAGCGGGCCGGACTGCGGCGCACGCGGGTGCGGGTGGGTGGGTGCACCCTTCCGGGCCGCGGCCATGGCGTCACCGAGGTCGTTGAGCTCGTTGCGGCCGAGCTCGTCGCGCACCTTCGGGAAGAACTCGGACTCCTCCTCCGACACGTGGTGGCGGACGTTCTCCATGAGCACGCGCACCTTCGCGTCGAAGCGCTCGTCCTGCGGATCCATCTTCTCGAGCTCCGACAGCTCCCACTTCACGATGTGGTGCTCCTCGATGCTCTCGAGGGCGAGATCCTCGGTGTCGGAGGCCTCCTCGCGAGCGGCCGGGTAGA includes:
- the surE gene encoding 5'/3'-nucleotidase SurE, with the translated sequence MDLEQNEQGSVARPERTGATRALVTNDDGVGAPGLAVLAGAAARLGFDVVVAAPAWDSSGASASVTAVLEEGRFTFAPHEVPGFDGPCLAVDAAPAFITRAAIAGAFGAPPDIVLSGVNAGLNTGHATVHSGTVGAAVTASVLDLPGIAFSLDVGAEPRWDTADRVVAAVLSSVLEERPGPSVLNVNVPDVAEDELRELRPARLAAIGAVTTTVTSVEQGSVLLEYAPSVGDVQPGTDVALLREGHATVTALHPMAEAELPPGLVDRAALALPR
- a CDS encoding hemerythrin domain-containing protein, whose translation is MDAITLLKKDHRTVEQLFRRYEQAGDRAYAEKRRVVDRIIEELSQHAAIEEQVFYPAAREEASDTEDLALESIEEHHIVKWELSELEKMDPQDERFDAKVRVLMENVRHHVSEEESEFFPKVRDELGRNELNDLGDAMAAARKGAPTHPHPRAPQSGPLTLLVGPVLGVVDRVGDTVKGVVGGAARAAGDLVGRVSGRSVSQPAPTGSSTARRQTEQVRRGAEAVTDRAVGSARQAAKGAQRTARSATDGATRTAKAATAGAKGTATSARKGAGRTRTTAKRSASTTAGTARRATSSTRRTATSAARRTKKAAAG
- a CDS encoding SRPBCC family protein encodes the protein MRLPSALVPTFASDRSWHFDVPVEHLWSRVTATDEYARWWPWLADFDPGGGFRTGASWTCTVAPPLPYRIRFRLAIDEVQPARLVRARVTGDIRGEALLTIDAGEGDSVARLRSRLSPANPLLQGFGVTARPLISWGHDWVLDSGQRQFVERAFAPAPDP
- a CDS encoding diacylglycerol/lipid kinase family protein, giving the protein MRVHLVVNPGAGDGMDGPAVVRLVEDAGHEVVGTGAADPGWERSLAREVELVAAAGGDGTISAVLLAVAGRGLPVGIVPLGTANNIAGDLGLPTGDPAGAVASWRSAATRPFGLPVVDGAPGPRFVESVGLGLFAELIAEADAADPDEGVDEARERLARLVERAPEFDVRLAVDGRERRDRVIGLEVLNIASVGPRVVLDRSTRSDDGRVTVVPIRAGDREALAAWLRSPGPHAAAVPSVEPGVRAVVVEADAPVHVDDEVVDADRVLGVTTAALVSVEVLSPSSSPTTG